From the genome of Rathayibacter sp. VKM Ac-2759, one region includes:
- a CDS encoding S-layer homology domain-containing protein — protein MSAGGFTLFFSSAGGRYLDHYWPHAATEAASTPVTTRAGSATSGIDADYVLGGSLTGRAVPSDGNGSDVGGCRALVVLYDASGTQAGDTCGDSAWRIDGIPAGSYTLRVVPQGYRATWFGGSADRARARPIQVTPGQTVDVSVVPSERAPMLSGSASMIDQCGVPAFWPGARVEAVDATGFVSASSPRTDWYIFDSLPAGVYRLRIVADDFPEGVWIGGDDFASADTVDVASSRIDLDVSATEPRTFTDVVAGQAFCADIVWMHREGITTGYPAAGGGLEYRPTENVSRQAMAAFLYRMSGESFSPPSRPSFSDVPTSNPFYTAVEWMKAKGITTGNADGTYAPDQDVSRQAMSAFLARLAVNPGFARPSASFSDVPAANPFFAQIEWMKAEGITTGNADGTFAPLAPVSRQAMAAFLHRYTQHWE, from the coding sequence TTGTCGGCAGGTGGTTTTACTCTGTTCTTCTCGTCGGCCGGCGGCCGGTACCTCGACCACTACTGGCCGCACGCGGCGACCGAGGCTGCCAGCACACCGGTCACGACCCGTGCCGGCAGCGCGACCTCCGGTATCGACGCCGACTACGTCCTGGGGGGCTCGCTGACCGGGCGCGCTGTCCCTTCCGACGGCAACGGCTCGGATGTCGGCGGGTGCCGGGCGCTCGTCGTCCTCTACGACGCCTCCGGAACGCAGGCCGGAGACACCTGCGGCGACAGTGCGTGGCGGATCGACGGGATCCCAGCGGGCTCCTACACTCTGCGAGTCGTCCCTCAGGGTTACCGCGCGACCTGGTTCGGCGGTTCCGCGGATCGCGCCCGAGCACGGCCGATCCAGGTGACGCCGGGGCAGACGGTCGATGTCTCCGTGGTCCCGAGCGAGCGGGCGCCGATGCTGTCCGGCTCCGCCTCCATGATCGATCAGTGCGGCGTGCCCGCGTTCTGGCCGGGCGCGCGAGTCGAGGCGGTCGACGCCACAGGCTTCGTCAGCGCCTCGTCCCCGCGCACCGACTGGTACATCTTCGACTCGCTGCCAGCAGGCGTCTACCGGCTCCGGATCGTCGCGGACGACTTCCCGGAGGGGGTGTGGATCGGCGGTGACGACTTCGCCTCTGCCGACACGGTCGACGTCGCCTCGTCCCGCATCGACCTCGATGTGTCGGCGACGGAGCCGCGCACCTTCACGGATGTCGTCGCAGGGCAGGCGTTCTGCGCGGACATCGTCTGGATGCACCGCGAGGGCATCACGACCGGGTACCCCGCGGCGGGCGGTGGGCTCGAGTACCGTCCCACCGAGAACGTCTCGCGTCAGGCGATGGCCGCCTTCCTCTACCGGATGTCGGGGGAGTCCTTCAGTCCTCCGTCGCGTCCTTCGTTCAGCGACGTGCCGACGAGCAACCCGTTCTACACGGCTGTCGAGTGGATGAAGGCGAAGGGGATCACCACCGGCAACGCCGACGGCACGTATGCTCCCGACCAAGACGTCTCGCGGCAGGCGATGTCGGCGTTCCTCGCCCGTCTCGCGGTGAATCCGGGATTCGCGCGGCCGAGTGCGAGCTTCTCGGATGTCCCGGCGGCGAACCCGTTCTTCGCGCAGATCGAGTGGATGAAGGCCGAAGGCATCACGACCGGCAATGCAGACGGCACCTTCGCGCCGCTCGCTCCGGTCTCGCGCCAGGCGATGGCCGCCTTCCTGCACCGATACACGCAGCACTGGGAGTGA
- a CDS encoding S-layer homology domain-containing protein, whose product MPHRTSSALRCFVTTVVVAALALGTAGPVSAADAADETGTLTGRVLGEGDGGPDADIDSVYVDLIDPDRPGYDTGYFDESTDGTFTIAGVEPGDYQVKYTPNDSVHLARWLGGTREPSATVAVVADERTATPLQVLPLGGTISGVVTYGGPDAPSPTSITVNAGWYAYYWGGEATPDEDGRYTIRGLELQDYHVSFEGIPAYVPEYWNGAPDQRTAQVTTVTETGQAIFGRDAVLEKGGSLSGRVTAADTGQGLNQVPVTAHRVADVADPEHYPEGYDGFALVTTDAEGHYEMEGLRAGTWRIEADAREVTLRNQLDVLPIDQWYGGTADESKARGVAVSTGGARSGIDIAMPSVPALHGLVATREFLESYTDVTVTAEQVCSDAPCLTRSVEVDSAVGNEYAFTDLPAGQYRIRYDTATDPDEGAEAARYLSGYWIGDRTRQDATVVDYPAGGTVTANIMLTEEDAPRFFTDVEPRSTFGREVTWMAGKNLAQGYVEADGSKTYHPVEDVSRQAMAAFLYRYDRYRFWPTEFVPPATASFSDVPVTHPFFTEIEWMKSEGLTTGNADGTFAPLEPVTRQSAAAFLSRLSGEPHPVSTVFTDVPAANPFAGEIAWLDRTGITTGYPDGGFHPLEPVSRQAIAAFLYRYDATQ is encoded by the coding sequence ATGCCCCACCGCACCTCCTCTGCCCTCCGCTGCTTCGTCACCACGGTCGTCGTGGCGGCGCTCGCGCTCGGCACGGCCGGCCCCGTCTCCGCTGCGGACGCCGCCGACGAGACCGGCACCTTGACGGGCCGAGTGCTCGGCGAGGGCGACGGTGGACCCGACGCGGACATCGACTCGGTCTACGTCGACCTCATAGACCCTGATCGACCGGGATACGACACCGGGTACTTCGATGAGTCGACGGATGGAACCTTCACGATCGCCGGAGTCGAGCCGGGCGACTACCAGGTGAAGTACACCCCGAACGATTCCGTCCACCTGGCGCGGTGGCTCGGCGGCACACGGGAGCCGTCGGCCACCGTCGCCGTGGTCGCGGATGAGCGGACGGCCACCCCTCTGCAGGTCCTCCCGCTCGGCGGCACGATCAGCGGAGTGGTGACGTACGGCGGCCCCGACGCCCCGTCGCCGACTAGCATCACCGTCAATGCAGGGTGGTACGCGTACTACTGGGGAGGTGAGGCGACACCGGACGAGGACGGCCGGTACACGATCCGCGGCCTGGAGCTGCAGGACTACCACGTCTCCTTCGAGGGGATCCCCGCGTACGTCCCCGAGTACTGGAACGGCGCTCCCGATCAGCGGACCGCGCAGGTGACGACGGTGACCGAGACGGGTCAGGCGATCTTCGGGCGCGATGCCGTGCTCGAGAAGGGCGGGTCTCTCTCGGGTCGGGTGACTGCGGCGGATACGGGACAGGGACTGAACCAGGTCCCGGTCACCGCTCACCGCGTTGCCGACGTCGCCGATCCCGAGCACTACCCGGAGGGCTACGACGGCTTCGCCCTGGTGACCACCGATGCCGAGGGTCACTACGAGATGGAGGGGCTCCGCGCCGGCACCTGGCGGATCGAGGCCGATGCCCGCGAGGTGACGTTGCGCAATCAGCTCGACGTCCTCCCCATCGACCAGTGGTACGGCGGCACGGCGGACGAGTCGAAGGCCCGCGGGGTCGCCGTCTCCACCGGCGGCGCTCGCTCTGGAATCGACATCGCGATGCCCTCTGTCCCTGCGCTGCACGGGCTCGTCGCCACTCGGGAGTTCCTCGAGTCCTACACCGACGTGACGGTGACCGCGGAGCAGGTGTGCTCGGACGCCCCCTGCCTCACCCGCTCTGTCGAGGTGGACAGCGCAGTCGGCAACGAGTACGCGTTCACGGATCTCCCGGCGGGTCAGTACCGCATCCGGTACGACACCGCGACCGATCCCGACGAGGGAGCGGAGGCGGCGCGCTACCTGTCCGGCTACTGGATCGGCGACAGGACGCGCCAGGACGCGACCGTGGTCGACTACCCCGCGGGCGGGACGGTGACGGCCAACATCATGCTCACCGAGGAGGACGCCCCCCGGTTCTTCACGGACGTCGAGCCCCGGAGCACCTTCGGGCGCGAGGTCACCTGGATGGCGGGCAAGAACCTCGCCCAGGGATACGTGGAGGCCGACGGCAGCAAGACCTACCACCCCGTCGAGGACGTGTCGCGGCAGGCGATGGCGGCGTTCCTGTACCGCTACGACCGGTACCGCTTCTGGCCGACGGAGTTCGTACCCCCGGCGACGGCGTCCTTCAGCGACGTGCCGGTGACACACCCGTTCTTCACCGAGATCGAATGGATGAAGTCGGAAGGGCTGACAACGGGCAACGCCGACGGTACCTTCGCGCCGCTGGAGCCGGTGACACGGCAGTCCGCCGCGGCGTTCCTCTCCCGGCTCTCCGGAGAGCCGCACCCCGTCTCGACGGTGTTCACCGATGTCCCCGCCGCGAACCCGTTCGCCGGGGAGATCGCCTGGCTCGACAGGACGGGTATCACGACGGGATACCCGGACGGCGGCTTCCACCCGCTCGAGCCCGTGTCGCGGCAGGCGATCGCCGCCTTCCTCTACCGGTACGACGCGACGCAGTGA
- a CDS encoding O-antigen ligase family protein has translation MLSTVVLLPGAMNRWVLPKDLVMAAAVVLASVATATGSLPRRLVMVVGTAIAMLAAAALLGAAPLVQLLGRWPRYEGAITVGVYLGAFWLGARLLGPRSHPHLLDVLLHSASVAAAAVAGLAALESLGLRPVPGDLARPGSLLGNASDQGVFGVVVVALLAPAAHRAWSRRSPDAVLLTIGLASALAAVVLSASRGALLGLAMALVVVLIGALVTTDAKDRRRLLLLAGAATVGLAGLVLAIPLTRERLLGLSPLASSSAAGRTTLWAETLRVVSAHPLLGVGPNGFMDAASTTHGPNWFAANGVGTTVDSPHSLLLQSATAGGVGLAVLLIAFCVLSLLAILRAWGAASAGDRIAAGRRPLLLSALAASLGYVTSLSTHFTTPGNTLLMAVLLGAAVSATPPPSPAGKRRWGSTARTVGLAAWVGLLALTTAAELPLQEGIEASGRGRITAAERAFDTAQALRPWDADVTSIAAQSLTAAASAGASGAARAAVERSTDALARVPGSVVAAKALAAAQQFAGDPGAAIATLTALDERAPNDPETRHRLGTLLFSLGETQRAGVLLESAAELAPTDVTIWRTLARYSTATGDADGLVRAEEALREILDSGGAG, from the coding sequence GTGCTGTCCACGGTCGTGCTCCTCCCCGGCGCGATGAACCGGTGGGTGCTGCCGAAGGACCTGGTCATGGCGGCGGCGGTCGTCCTGGCGTCGGTCGCGACGGCGACCGGTAGCCTGCCCCGGAGGCTCGTGATGGTCGTCGGCACGGCGATCGCGATGCTCGCGGCTGCCGCCCTCCTCGGCGCGGCTCCGCTCGTGCAGCTCCTGGGGCGCTGGCCGCGCTACGAAGGCGCGATCACGGTGGGCGTCTACCTCGGGGCCTTCTGGCTCGGCGCTCGGCTGCTCGGGCCTCGGTCGCATCCGCACCTGCTCGACGTCCTCCTGCACAGCGCCTCCGTCGCCGCCGCGGCGGTGGCCGGGCTCGCCGCGCTCGAATCACTCGGCCTGCGTCCTGTGCCCGGAGATCTCGCCCGGCCGGGATCTCTGCTCGGCAACGCGAGCGACCAGGGCGTCTTCGGGGTGGTCGTCGTCGCACTCCTGGCGCCCGCCGCCCACCGGGCCTGGTCTCGGAGGAGTCCGGACGCAGTGCTCCTCACCATCGGCCTCGCCTCGGCGCTCGCCGCTGTCGTGCTGTCCGCGTCCCGCGGAGCCCTGCTGGGACTGGCGATGGCCCTCGTCGTCGTCCTGATCGGCGCGCTGGTCACGACTGACGCGAAGGACCGCCGACGGCTCCTCCTCCTCGCGGGCGCTGCCACCGTCGGCCTCGCCGGCCTGGTCCTCGCGATCCCCCTCACTCGGGAGCGGCTGCTCGGACTGAGCCCGCTCGCCTCCTCGTCCGCCGCGGGGCGGACGACCCTGTGGGCCGAGACGCTGCGAGTCGTGTCGGCTCATCCGCTCCTCGGCGTCGGTCCGAACGGATTCATGGACGCCGCCTCGACGACGCACGGCCCGAACTGGTTCGCCGCGAACGGAGTCGGTACTACCGTCGACTCCCCGCACTCGCTGCTCCTGCAGTCCGCCACAGCAGGAGGAGTGGGACTGGCTGTCCTCCTGATCGCGTTCTGCGTGCTCTCGCTTCTCGCGATCCTGCGCGCCTGGGGTGCCGCGTCCGCGGGGGACCGCATCGCGGCCGGTCGGCGGCCGCTCCTGCTCAGTGCGCTGGCCGCCTCCCTCGGGTACGTGACGAGTCTGAGCACGCACTTCACGACGCCGGGCAACACGCTGCTGATGGCGGTGCTGCTCGGAGCGGCCGTCTCCGCGACGCCCCCTCCGTCGCCCGCCGGCAAGCGGCGGTGGGGCTCGACGGCGCGGACGGTCGGGCTCGCCGCCTGGGTCGGTCTCCTCGCACTGACGACGGCGGCGGAGCTCCCGCTCCAGGAGGGGATCGAGGCATCGGGACGCGGACGGATCACCGCTGCGGAGAGGGCCTTCGACACAGCGCAGGCACTTCGGCCGTGGGATGCCGATGTGACCTCCATCGCAGCGCAGTCGCTCACCGCTGCGGCGTCGGCCGGAGCTTCCGGAGCAGCCCGGGCTGCGGTCGAACGGAGCACAGACGCCCTCGCGCGCGTCCCCGGCTCCGTCGTGGCAGCGAAGGCACTCGCCGCGGCCCAGCAGTTCGCCGGCGACCCCGGGGCCGCGATCGCGACGCTCACGGCTCTCGACGAGCGGGCGCCGAACGATCCCGAGACGCGGCACCGCCTCGGCACTCTCCTCTTCTCGCTCGGTGAGACTCAGCGGGCTGGAGTCCTCCTCGAGAGCGCGGCCGAGCTCGCCCCCACCGATGTCACGATCTGGCGGACATTGGCCCGCTACTCCACGGCGACCGGAGATGCGGACGGGCTGGTCCGGGCCGAGGAGGCCCTCCGAGAGATCCTCGACAGCGGAGGCGCGGGCTGA
- a CDS encoding S-layer homology domain-containing protein, whose amino-acid sequence MKTIDSVLRYLGWEPPERSTRSSQRQSKVSVAIAVLVGVAVVLAPSGAAFAAPAEVTAAAEEPGTITGIVTDSRSGDPLEGVSVSAFSPGVTSTVASGLSAADGRYSLQVRASAYQIQFAKSGYELAWYGAGVTETRERATVLDVVAGRTTTADQALEKIVYPYITGSVRILDKYGNPAPKGTIADINAYRCRSADPASCDVTSGRTTSLEDGSYSLRAWETGTYRVAFTGYLTGATISYTPEWFDRAPSREAATSIVLGDEETRTGVNGTLRPVDYLDQIFVDVPEAHAFYGPIQWMGDTGLSNGFPGPGGTKEYRPAIDVTREAMAAFLYRYSGVTFTPPATPSFSDVPAASEFYTAIEWMKAEGITTGNADGTYGPKDAVTRQAMAAFLGRLNKEDVSNPGPAQFSDVPSSNPFFGYVNWMKTSGLSTGYPDGTYHPLENVTRQAMAAFLYRNDLQAGSPDGNL is encoded by the coding sequence ATGAAGACGATCGACTCCGTGTTGCGCTATCTGGGATGGGAGCCGCCCGAGCGATCAACGCGCTCGTCGCAGCGACAGTCGAAGGTGTCGGTGGCGATCGCGGTACTGGTCGGAGTCGCGGTCGTCCTCGCTCCATCGGGCGCAGCGTTCGCTGCTCCGGCGGAGGTGACGGCAGCTGCTGAGGAGCCGGGTACGATCACGGGGATCGTGACGGACTCCCGGTCGGGGGATCCACTGGAGGGCGTGTCTGTCTCCGCGTTCTCGCCCGGGGTGACCTCGACCGTGGCCTCCGGACTCTCGGCTGCGGACGGACGCTACTCACTCCAGGTCAGAGCGAGCGCGTACCAGATCCAGTTCGCGAAGTCCGGGTACGAGCTCGCCTGGTACGGCGCCGGAGTCACGGAGACGCGGGAGCGCGCAACTGTGCTCGATGTGGTCGCGGGCCGAACGACGACGGCCGATCAAGCGCTCGAGAAGATCGTCTACCCGTACATCACCGGCAGCGTGCGCATCCTCGACAAGTACGGGAACCCTGCGCCGAAGGGCACGATCGCGGACATCAATGCCTATCGATGCCGGTCGGCGGACCCGGCGAGCTGCGACGTGACCAGCGGACGGACCACTTCTCTGGAGGACGGCAGCTACTCCCTCCGGGCCTGGGAGACAGGGACATACCGAGTCGCCTTCACCGGTTACCTCACCGGTGCGACGATCTCCTACACCCCAGAGTGGTTCGACCGCGCTCCTTCTCGGGAGGCCGCGACGTCGATCGTCCTCGGTGACGAGGAGACTCGCACGGGTGTGAACGGCACCCTGCGCCCGGTCGACTACCTCGATCAGATCTTCGTCGACGTGCCCGAGGCGCACGCCTTCTACGGTCCGATCCAGTGGATGGGCGACACCGGGCTCTCCAACGGGTTCCCCGGACCGGGCGGTACCAAGGAGTACCGGCCCGCGATCGACGTCACCCGCGAGGCCATGGCCGCTTTCCTGTACCGGTACTCCGGAGTCACCTTCACGCCGCCAGCGACTCCGTCCTTCTCGGACGTGCCTGCAGCGAGCGAGTTCTACACGGCGATCGAGTGGATGAAGGCCGAGGGCATCACGACCGGCAATGCGGACGGCACCTACGGGCCGAAGGATGCGGTCACTCGGCAGGCGATGGCCGCGTTCCTCGGACGCCTCAACAAGGAGGACGTCTCGAACCCCGGTCCCGCGCAGTTCAGCGATGTGCCGAGCAGCAATCCGTTCTTCGGCTACGTCAACTGGATGAAGACCTCCGGTCTGTCGACGGGCTATCCGGACGGTACGTACCACCCGCTGGAGAACGTCACCCGCCAGGCGATGGCCGCCTTCCTCTACCGCAACGACCTGCAGGCCGGATCACCGGACGGGAACCTCTGA
- a CDS encoding GDP-L-fucose synthase: MERRGPPHTIGRALLLGGSSGGRQRGRGAAARTRGTILSNERVLVTGSTGVIGTAIVHELREHGYDVFAASSEQADLRDESATAALLNTVAPDSVIHLAARVHGLMGNLRSPGEMYFDNARINTNVVEASRLAGVRKIVAMGSVAMYSDGLRMPMRESDIWMGPPHASEAGYAHAKRGMLAQLEAYAEQYGVDYAMVLSTNLFGPADRFDEERGHVLPSLVSRFHRSVRLDQRMVVWGDGSAQRDFLYSKDAATGLRILLERGSGVYNLASGRETRIREVVDTLAGVSGYRGEIEWDTSKPNGQRERSYDVSRLTGLGWTPRYGLEEALRETYEWFDANASLVRR; the protein is encoded by the coding sequence ATGGAGCGCCGCGGGCCCCCGCACACCATCGGCAGAGCTCTTCTGCTCGGCGGATCGAGCGGGGGGCGGCAGCGGGGCCGGGGCGCCGCAGCGAGAACGAGAGGGACGATCCTGAGCAACGAACGAGTCCTGGTCACCGGATCGACCGGGGTCATCGGCACAGCGATCGTGCACGAGTTGCGCGAGCACGGCTACGACGTGTTCGCTGCCTCGTCGGAGCAGGCGGACCTGCGGGACGAGTCCGCGACCGCTGCACTCCTCAACACGGTCGCGCCCGACTCCGTGATCCACCTCGCGGCACGCGTGCACGGATTGATGGGCAACCTGCGCAGCCCTGGGGAGATGTACTTCGACAACGCTCGCATCAACACGAACGTCGTGGAAGCCTCGCGTCTCGCCGGCGTGCGGAAGATCGTGGCAATGGGCTCGGTGGCGATGTACAGCGACGGGCTCCGGATGCCGATGCGCGAGAGTGACATCTGGATGGGTCCTCCGCATGCATCGGAAGCCGGGTACGCGCACGCGAAGCGCGGCATGCTCGCCCAGCTCGAGGCGTACGCCGAGCAGTACGGCGTGGACTACGCCATGGTGCTCTCGACGAATCTGTTCGGTCCGGCCGACCGTTTCGACGAGGAGCGCGGGCACGTGCTTCCCTCCCTCGTCTCGCGCTTCCACCGCTCCGTGCGACTCGACCAGCGCATGGTGGTCTGGGGCGACGGGAGTGCGCAGCGCGACTTCCTCTACAGCAAGGACGCGGCGACCGGCCTGCGCATCCTCCTGGAGCGGGGCTCGGGCGTCTACAACCTCGCCTCGGGCAGGGAGACCCGCATCCGCGAGGTCGTCGACACCCTCGCCGGCGTCTCGGGCTACCGCGGCGAGATCGAATGGGACACGAGCAAGCCGAACGGCCAACGCGAGCGCTCGTACGATGTGTCCCGGCTGACCGGTCTCGGCTGGACGCCTCGCTACGGCCTCGAGGAGGCGCTGCGCGAGACCTACGAGTGGTTCGACGCGAACGCGTCCCTCGTCCGTCGCTGA